The following proteins come from a genomic window of Corallococcus sp. NCRR:
- the frr gene encoding ribosome recycling factor: protein MADAADLKSRIDKSVEDLKRELAKARTGRANTNILDGIKVNQYGTPTPLNGVASISAPEPRLIVIKPWDKGVLKDIEKALREANLDVNPMNDGEMIRLPFPPLTEETRKKIAKQVKEKGEEHKVAIRNIRRDANEALKAQLKDKKITEDDLKRRTDEVQKATDAGIKAVDDLVAKKEKEVMTV from the coding sequence ATGGCTGACGCCGCGGATCTGAAGAGCCGTATCGACAAGTCGGTGGAAGACCTCAAGCGGGAACTGGCCAAGGCGCGCACCGGCCGCGCGAACACCAACATCCTGGACGGCATCAAGGTGAACCAGTACGGGACGCCCACGCCGCTCAATGGCGTGGCCAGCATCAGCGCCCCGGAGCCCCGCCTCATCGTCATCAAGCCCTGGGACAAGGGCGTGCTGAAGGACATCGAGAAGGCCCTGCGTGAGGCCAACCTCGACGTCAACCCGATGAACGACGGCGAGATGATCCGCCTGCCCTTCCCGCCCCTCACCGAGGAGACGCGCAAGAAGATCGCGAAGCAGGTGAAGGAGAAGGGCGAGGAGCACAAGGTCGCCATCCGCAATATCCGCCGCGACGCGAACGAGGCCCTCAAGGCTCAGCTGAAGGACAAGAAGATCACCGAGGACGACCTCAAGCGCCGCACGGACGAGGTCCAGAAGGCGACCGACGCCGGCATCAAGGCGGTGGACGACCTGGTCGCCAAGAAGGAGAAGGAAGTGATGACGGTTTGA
- the cyaY gene encoding iron donor protein CyaY gives MMDEARYNSLVAAAFKRILAAADTFDPDVLEAEATGDKVTLTAASGEKCIINTQRAVWQVWVAGQGQGIHFSHDDATRAWKDDKGKGLELFAFVSDVVRHLTGEPLVYPS, from the coding sequence ATGATGGACGAAGCCCGCTACAACTCCCTCGTGGCCGCCGCGTTCAAGCGCATCCTGGCGGCCGCGGACACCTTCGACCCGGACGTGCTGGAAGCCGAAGCCACCGGTGACAAGGTGACGCTCACGGCCGCGTCCGGCGAGAAGTGCATCATCAACACCCAGCGCGCCGTCTGGCAGGTGTGGGTGGCCGGCCAGGGCCAGGGCATCCACTTCAGCCACGACGACGCCACCCGCGCCTGGAAGGACGACAAGGGCAAGGGGCTGGAGCTGTTCGCCTTCGTCTCGGACGTGGTGCGGCACCTCACCGGCGAGCCGCTCGTCTATCCGTCCTGA
- a CDS encoding SixA phosphatase family protein, whose translation MRIFLVRHGDADAEIPEGLGDEARALTAKARTNVAAHFASLSERMGPISLILTSPLVRTVQTAQILSYSVKHEGLLRVHRCLLPDMPVGAVEPVLKEYSDENLVLVGHQPSMGALAAHLLGMQSFPKPVNPGTVIAMEWPDTLTSTEDQVPGEKGENPPAQHLKFLFYAAPGQQVLDVIQ comes from the coding sequence TTGAGGATTTTCCTGGTAAGGCACGGCGATGCGGACGCAGAGATCCCCGAGGGTCTCGGCGACGAGGCGCGCGCGCTGACCGCGAAGGCCCGTACGAACGTCGCAGCGCATTTTGCGTCGCTGTCGGAGCGCATGGGGCCCATCAGCCTCATCCTCACCAGCCCGCTGGTGCGCACGGTGCAGACGGCGCAGATCCTCTCCTACTCCGTGAAGCATGAAGGCCTCCTGCGCGTGCACCGCTGCCTGCTGCCGGACATGCCGGTGGGCGCGGTGGAGCCCGTGCTCAAGGAGTACTCCGACGAGAACCTCGTCCTGGTGGGCCACCAGCCCTCCATGGGCGCGCTCGCGGCGCACCTGTTGGGGATGCAGTCCTTCCCCAAGCCGGTGAACCCGGGCACGGTCATCGCCATGGAGTGGCCGGACACGCTCACCAGCACGGAAGACCAGGTGCCCGGCGAGAAGGGGGAGAACCCCCCGGCGCAGCACCTCAAGTTCCTGTTCTACGCCGCCCCCGGCCAGCAGGTCCTCGACGTCATCCAGTGA
- a CDS encoding FAD-dependent oxidoreductase: MRALNDPASPAPALQLGLPGFSFEDLYRPSGLRRLAERFDARLQGEAPDLFRAFDAYRGSGGTSLSGPAESELLIQVARHVSRFIATLFGITPESERLASDLRGELPLFDFKREFITRRVFKKGAQDRPTLAEFPSLDERMRLLMRLGFPDALAHDDLERGLAESILTLLDLERLYSGNLPPASQERAPALRERWAALRAALTATPEGLEAFGSSLVTKGDDAAELQAVRALLSLADRWTYARALHPETKPLFHTWPTLRLPKPLVFDQLVQLQRPDAQMEEKTEGLEHHLRHRDGFKLTDRRGTPRDVMNEVDYCVICHERQKDSCSKGFPAKDPVAEGHSFKKNPLGIPLTGCPLDERISEAHALKREGDSVAALAMVTLDNPMCAGTGHRICNDCMKACIFQKQEPVNIPLAETATLTDVLDLPWGFEIHGLLTRWNPLNIRRPYALPYVGRNVMVVGLGPAGYTLSHYLLNEGFAVTGVDGLKIEPFPDELVGRNGHALQPIRDWRELTRELDERVLEGFGGVSEYGITVRWDKNFLTLIHLTLARREGMRIHGGIRFGGTLTVEDAWGLGFDHVAIAAGAGRPTIIGMKNNLIRGIRKASDFLMALQLTGAFKRDSLANLQVQLPAIVIGGGLTGIDTATELMAYYPVQVEKTLERHEKLVADLGEATVLARLDTEERATYQTFLEHGRAIRAERQKAHAEGRAPDFIHLVRAWGGVSLVYRRGLTESPAYRLNHEEVSKALEEGIRFIERMSPTEALPDDTGAVRAIRFERMVTVDGKLKGSGQFFELPAKTVCVAAGTSPNVTYEKEYPGTFQLDEAKEYFQGHELVADPGSEAGFRLQPVEAREDPEAKVGFFTSYQRDGRFVSFYGDNHPAYAGNVVKAMASAKDGHPQVARLFAREVAGLDFNDTAAQAARESQRAAHFAKLDEAFLATVVGVNRLTPTIVEVVVKAPFAASHFSPGQFYRLQNFERNAPLVDGVRLTMEGLALTGAWVDKEQGLMGTIVLEMGSSSRLCAALKPGEPVVLMGPTGAPTELGHNETVVLVGGGLGNAVLFSIARSLKAAGCRVVYFAGYRLKSDAFKQDEIEAGTDQVIWSVDSGDLLDVHRSQDAAFRGNVVQAMVAYAEGKLGVKPVISLSEVDRIIAIGSDRMMRAVAEARHGVLQPFLKPGHEAIGSINSPMQCMMKEICAQCLQRHVDPVTGKETWVFSCYNQDQRLDHVDFVNLNQRLRGNTVLEKQGDAFLAQLLKKAPGLKRV; this comes from the coding sequence ATGCGCGCCTTGAACGACCCCGCCTCCCCTGCCCCGGCGCTCCAGCTGGGCCTCCCGGGCTTCTCCTTCGAAGACCTGTACCGCCCCAGTGGCCTGCGCCGGCTGGCGGAGCGCTTCGACGCGCGACTCCAGGGCGAAGCGCCCGACCTGTTCCGGGCATTCGACGCCTACCGCGGGTCCGGCGGCACCAGCCTCTCCGGCCCGGCGGAATCCGAGCTGCTCATCCAGGTGGCCCGCCACGTCTCGCGCTTCATCGCCACGCTCTTCGGCATCACGCCGGAGTCCGAGCGGCTGGCGAGCGACCTGCGCGGCGAGCTGCCCCTCTTCGACTTCAAGCGCGAGTTCATCACGCGCCGCGTCTTCAAGAAGGGCGCGCAGGACCGCCCGACGCTCGCGGAGTTCCCGTCGCTGGACGAGCGCATGCGCCTGCTCATGCGGCTGGGCTTCCCGGACGCGCTCGCGCACGACGACCTGGAGCGGGGCCTCGCGGAGTCCATCCTCACGCTGCTCGATTTGGAGCGGCTCTACTCCGGCAACCTGCCGCCCGCGAGCCAGGAGCGCGCCCCCGCCCTGCGCGAGCGCTGGGCCGCCCTGCGCGCCGCGCTCACCGCCACCCCCGAGGGCCTGGAAGCGTTCGGCTCCAGCCTGGTGACGAAGGGCGACGACGCCGCGGAGCTCCAGGCCGTGCGCGCGCTCTTGTCACTGGCGGACCGGTGGACGTACGCCCGCGCGCTGCACCCGGAGACCAAGCCCCTCTTCCACACCTGGCCCACGCTGCGGCTGCCCAAGCCCTTGGTGTTCGACCAGTTGGTGCAGTTGCAGCGCCCGGACGCCCAGATGGAGGAGAAGACGGAGGGGCTGGAGCACCACCTGCGTCACCGCGACGGCTTCAAGCTCACCGACCGCCGGGGCACCCCGCGCGATGTGATGAACGAGGTGGACTACTGCGTCATCTGCCACGAGCGCCAGAAGGACTCGTGCAGCAAGGGCTTCCCCGCGAAGGATCCGGTGGCGGAGGGGCACTCGTTCAAGAAGAACCCGCTGGGCATCCCGCTCACCGGCTGTCCGCTGGACGAGCGCATCTCCGAAGCCCACGCGCTCAAGCGCGAGGGTGACTCCGTGGCCGCGCTGGCCATGGTGACGCTGGACAACCCCATGTGCGCGGGCACCGGCCACCGCATCTGCAACGACTGCATGAAGGCCTGCATCTTCCAGAAGCAGGAGCCGGTGAACATCCCGCTGGCGGAGACGGCCACGCTCACGGACGTGCTGGACCTGCCCTGGGGCTTTGAAATCCACGGCCTGCTCACGCGCTGGAACCCGCTCAACATCCGCCGCCCGTACGCCCTGCCCTACGTGGGCCGCAACGTGATGGTGGTGGGCCTGGGCCCCGCCGGCTACACGCTGTCGCACTACCTGCTCAACGAGGGCTTCGCCGTCACCGGCGTGGACGGCCTCAAGATTGAACCGTTCCCCGACGAGTTGGTGGGCCGCAACGGCCACGCGCTCCAGCCCATCCGCGACTGGCGCGAGCTGACGCGCGAGCTGGACGAGCGCGTGCTGGAGGGCTTCGGCGGCGTGTCCGAGTACGGAATCACCGTGCGCTGGGACAAGAACTTCCTCACGCTCATCCACCTGACGCTCGCGCGCCGCGAGGGCATGCGCATCCACGGCGGCATCCGCTTCGGCGGCACGCTGACGGTGGAGGACGCATGGGGGTTGGGCTTCGACCACGTGGCCATCGCCGCGGGCGCGGGCCGCCCCACCATCATCGGGATGAAGAACAACCTCATCCGGGGCATCCGCAAGGCGTCCGACTTCCTGATGGCGCTGCAGCTCACGGGCGCCTTCAAGCGCGACTCGCTGGCGAACCTCCAGGTGCAGCTGCCCGCCATCGTCATCGGCGGCGGCCTCACCGGCATCGACACCGCCACGGAGCTGATGGCGTACTACCCGGTGCAGGTGGAGAAGACGCTGGAGCGCCACGAGAAGCTGGTGGCGGACCTGGGTGAGGCCACCGTCCTCGCGCGCCTGGACACGGAAGAGCGCGCCACCTACCAGACCTTCCTGGAGCACGGCCGCGCCATCCGCGCGGAGCGCCAGAAGGCCCACGCGGAGGGCCGCGCTCCGGACTTCATCCACCTGGTGCGCGCATGGGGCGGCGTGAGCCTGGTGTACCGCCGGGGCCTCACGGAGTCCCCCGCCTATCGCCTCAACCACGAAGAGGTGTCCAAGGCGCTGGAGGAGGGCATCCGCTTCATCGAACGGATGAGCCCCACGGAGGCGCTGCCGGACGACACGGGCGCGGTGCGCGCCATCCGCTTCGAGCGCATGGTGACGGTGGACGGCAAGCTCAAGGGGAGCGGCCAGTTCTTCGAGCTGCCCGCGAAGACGGTCTGCGTGGCCGCGGGCACCTCCCCCAACGTCACCTACGAGAAGGAGTACCCGGGCACCTTCCAGCTCGACGAGGCGAAGGAGTACTTCCAGGGCCACGAACTGGTGGCGGACCCGGGCTCGGAAGCCGGCTTCAGGCTCCAGCCCGTGGAGGCCCGGGAGGACCCGGAGGCGAAGGTGGGCTTCTTCACGTCCTACCAGCGCGACGGCCGCTTCGTGTCCTTCTACGGCGACAACCACCCGGCCTACGCGGGCAACGTGGTGAAGGCGATGGCCAGCGCGAAGGACGGCCACCCGCAGGTGGCGCGCCTGTTCGCCAGGGAGGTCGCGGGCCTGGACTTCAACGACACGGCCGCGCAGGCCGCGCGCGAGTCGCAGCGCGCCGCCCACTTCGCGAAGCTGGACGAGGCCTTCCTCGCCACCGTCGTCGGGGTGAACCGGCTCACGCCGACCATCGTGGAGGTGGTGGTGAAGGCGCCCTTCGCCGCCAGCCACTTCTCCCCCGGCCAGTTCTACCGGCTCCAGAACTTCGAGCGGAACGCGCCGCTCGTGGACGGCGTGCGCCTCACCATGGAGGGCCTGGCCCTCACGGGCGCGTGGGTGGACAAGGAGCAGGGGCTGATGGGCACCATCGTGCTGGAGATGGGCTCCTCGTCCCGCCTGTGCGCGGCGCTCAAGCCCGGCGAGCCCGTCGTGCTGATGGGCCCCACGGGCGCGCCCACGGAGCTGGGCCACAACGAGACGGTGGTGCTGGTGGGCGGCGGCCTGGGCAACGCGGTGCTCTTCTCCATCGCGCGCTCGCTCAAGGCCGCGGGCTGCCGCGTGGTGTACTTCGCGGGCTACCGGCTGAAGTCGGACGCGTTCAAGCAGGACGAGATTGAAGCCGGCACCGACCAGGTCATCTGGTCCGTGGACTCAGGAGACCTGCTGGACGTGCACCGCTCCCAGGACGCGGCCTTCCGGGGCAACGTGGTGCAGGCCATGGTGGCGTACGCGGAAGGGAAGCTGGGCGTGAAGCCCGTCATCTCCCTGAGCGAGGTGGACCGCATCATCGCCATCGGCTCGGACCGGATGATGCGCGCGGTGGCGGAGGCGCGGCACGGCGTGCTCCAGCCGTTCCTCAAGCCGGGGCACGAGGCCATCGGGTCCATCAACTCCCCCATGCAGTGCATGATGAAGGAGATCTGCGCCCAGTGCCTCCAGCGGCACGTGGACCCCGTCACCGGCAAGGAGACGTGGGTCTTCTCCTGCTACAACCAGGACCAGCGGTTGGATCACGTGGACTTCGTCAACCTGAACCAGCGCCTGCGCGGCAACACCGTGCTGGAGAAGCAGGGCGACGCCTTCCTCGCGCAGCTCTTGAAGAAGGCGCCCGGGCTCAAGCGCGTGTAG
- a CDS encoding class I SAM-dependent methyltransferase, translating into MMDNAARRASEPHLAPVPDACYLCKGGRLRLRHRARGGTQAQGAAAYNCTSFGHRSHPPIWGCEDCGMMFQWPLLSPDTLLQAYQDVEDPLYVAEKDNRYHTFRRVLRELGPAQNRMLLDVGAYCGYFLDVAREAGFRPEGLELSRWAAGNARSLGFTVHGVPLRELAAKGHQYDVVTLWDVVEHFADPREELKAALKLVRPGGRIYLSTIDAGSLLARLMGGQWPWLMDMHLFYFGRRTLAMLLEEVGFRVTDVRTYTHIISADYLLRKVGASFTPAAPALELVRRGVPSSWSIPFNLGDNMLMAAERPL; encoded by the coding sequence ATGATGGACAACGCCGCCCGTCGCGCCTCCGAACCGCACCTGGCCCCCGTGCCGGATGCCTGTTACCTGTGCAAGGGAGGGCGCCTGCGGCTGCGTCACCGGGCGCGCGGCGGAACCCAGGCCCAGGGCGCGGCGGCCTACAACTGCACGTCCTTTGGCCACCGGAGCCACCCGCCCATCTGGGGCTGTGAGGACTGCGGGATGATGTTCCAGTGGCCCCTCCTGTCGCCGGACACGCTGCTCCAGGCGTACCAGGACGTGGAGGATCCGCTCTACGTCGCGGAGAAGGACAACCGCTACCACACCTTCCGCCGCGTGCTGCGCGAGCTGGGCCCGGCCCAGAACCGCATGCTGCTGGATGTGGGCGCCTACTGCGGCTACTTCCTGGACGTGGCGCGCGAGGCGGGCTTCCGCCCGGAGGGTCTGGAGCTGTCGCGCTGGGCGGCCGGTAACGCGCGGAGCCTGGGCTTCACGGTGCACGGCGTGCCCCTGCGGGAGCTGGCGGCGAAGGGGCATCAGTACGACGTGGTGACGCTGTGGGACGTGGTGGAGCACTTCGCGGATCCGCGCGAGGAGCTCAAGGCGGCGCTCAAGCTGGTGCGCCCCGGCGGCCGCATCTACCTGTCCACCATCGACGCGGGCAGCCTGCTGGCGCGCCTCATGGGCGGGCAGTGGCCGTGGCTGATGGACATGCACCTCTTCTATTTCGGCCGCCGCACCCTGGCGATGCTGCTGGAGGAGGTGGGCTTCCGCGTCACGGACGTCCGGACGTACACGCACATCATCTCCGCGGACTACCTGCTGCGGAAGGTGGGCGCGAGCTTCACGCCCGCGGCACCGGCGCTGGAGCTGGTGCGGCGGGGCGTGCCGTCCAGCTGGTCCATCCCGTTCAACCTGGGCGACAACATGCTGATGGCCGCCGAGCGGCCCCTCTGA
- a CDS encoding glycosyltransferase family 4 protein — protein sequence MAVHQLIPSFGPGDASGQAALHLQLLLRRMGHVGDIYAEEVAGGLQGLARHVFTLKPKPDDLVLYHHGIASPLSGRLMHMDCKRGVVFHNISPARFYRDTPLEHALVAGRAQVAAMAPFLDVSIGDSDYNSAELRVAGHRNVHTVQLFIEKERFAAPVADAAKLAELSGPGPTLVSVSRVMPHKRFEDLLALHRELLRIRPQARLLIVGGYEAGSRYFKSLQREMKDLTGVHFLGRLSHPELVAVYRSASVFVSMSEHEGFSVPIIEAMAAEVPVLAYAAAAVPETLGGAGIAFDQKRFAFLAELAVDLTEDKGLRKAVLEGQARRLQHFSPTAAQVSLTRALEGVVAPPPRPRKAPAKRPRVALVVQRYGEVTGGAESHAAQVAEHLAPHWDVTVVTTCAKNHLTWENTFPPGEDRIGRAKVLRFPVTRTRNIHAFNNLSRHVFGHGNERLREEQWVAEQGPLSPGLLEHLGTTQDAYDGYLFFTYLYAPTAWGLPLVSDRAMLVPTAHDEPPIRFGVYGDVFNRPRVLMCNTPEEVEMLGRFHPNHARARVVGVGVDALPAVPDRFRAKYGVHGRYLLYVGRLEPGKGVPDLLKFHAQLRQSYQDAPELVLAGEAHMDVSGEGVRHVGRISEQDKHDALAGALAVVVPSKFESLSLLTLEAFAQGTPVLVNGHSEVLVGQVERSGAGRVYRGLASFVEGLREVGEARDAMGQRARIYAQRHTWPQVVAAYREEMARIVEETHR from the coding sequence ATGGCGGTCCATCAGTTGATCCCAAGCTTCGGTCCCGGCGACGCTTCCGGTCAGGCCGCGCTCCACCTGCAACTCCTGCTGCGCCGCATGGGGCACGTGGGAGACATCTACGCGGAAGAGGTCGCCGGAGGGCTGCAGGGCCTGGCCCGTCACGTCTTCACGCTGAAGCCGAAGCCGGACGACCTGGTGCTGTATCACCACGGCATCGCGTCCCCGCTGAGCGGGCGGCTGATGCACATGGACTGCAAGCGCGGCGTGGTGTTCCACAACATCAGCCCCGCGCGCTTCTACCGGGACACGCCGCTGGAGCACGCGCTGGTGGCCGGCCGCGCGCAGGTGGCCGCGATGGCGCCCTTCCTGGACGTGTCCATCGGGGACTCGGACTACAACAGCGCGGAGCTGCGCGTCGCGGGCCACCGCAACGTGCACACCGTGCAGCTCTTCATCGAGAAGGAGCGCTTCGCCGCGCCCGTGGCGGATGCGGCGAAGCTCGCGGAGCTCTCCGGCCCCGGCCCCACCCTGGTGTCGGTGAGCCGGGTGATGCCGCACAAGCGCTTCGAGGACCTGCTCGCGCTGCACCGGGAGCTCTTGCGCATCCGTCCCCAGGCGCGCCTGCTCATCGTCGGCGGCTACGAGGCGGGCAGCCGCTACTTCAAGTCGCTCCAGCGCGAGATGAAGGACCTCACCGGGGTGCACTTCCTGGGGCGCCTATCGCATCCGGAGCTGGTGGCCGTGTACCGCTCCGCGTCCGTGTTCGTCTCCATGAGCGAGCACGAGGGCTTCAGCGTCCCCATCATCGAGGCCATGGCCGCCGAAGTGCCCGTACTCGCATACGCGGCGGCGGCGGTGCCGGAGACGCTGGGCGGCGCGGGCATCGCGTTCGACCAGAAGCGCTTCGCGTTCCTCGCGGAGCTGGCGGTGGACCTGACCGAGGACAAAGGCCTGCGCAAGGCGGTGCTCGAGGGCCAGGCGCGCAGGCTCCAGCACTTCTCCCCCACCGCCGCGCAGGTGTCGCTGACGCGCGCGCTGGAGGGCGTGGTGGCGCCGCCGCCCCGTCCGCGCAAGGCCCCGGCGAAGCGGCCGCGCGTGGCGCTGGTGGTGCAGCGCTATGGCGAGGTGACGGGCGGCGCGGAGAGCCACGCCGCGCAGGTGGCGGAGCACCTGGCGCCCCACTGGGACGTCACGGTGGTGACGACCTGCGCGAAGAACCACCTGACGTGGGAGAACACCTTCCCGCCCGGCGAGGACCGCATTGGCCGCGCGAAGGTGCTGCGCTTCCCGGTGACGCGCACGCGCAACATCCACGCGTTCAACAACCTGTCGCGCCACGTGTTCGGCCACGGCAACGAGCGCTTACGTGAAGAGCAGTGGGTGGCCGAGCAGGGCCCGCTGAGCCCCGGGCTGCTGGAGCACCTGGGCACCACGCAGGACGCCTACGACGGCTATCTCTTCTTCACGTACCTCTACGCGCCCACCGCTTGGGGGCTGCCGCTGGTGTCGGACCGCGCGATGCTGGTGCCCACCGCGCATGACGAGCCGCCCATCCGCTTCGGCGTCTACGGAGACGTGTTCAACCGTCCCCGGGTGCTGATGTGCAACACGCCGGAGGAGGTGGAGATGCTCGGGCGCTTCCACCCGAACCATGCGCGGGCGCGCGTGGTGGGCGTGGGCGTGGACGCGCTGCCGGCGGTGCCCGACCGCTTCCGGGCGAAGTACGGCGTGCATGGCCGCTACCTGCTGTACGTGGGCCGGCTGGAGCCGGGCAAGGGCGTGCCGGACCTGCTGAAGTTCCATGCCCAACTGAGGCAGAGCTACCAGGACGCGCCGGAGCTGGTGCTCGCGGGCGAGGCGCACATGGACGTGAGCGGCGAGGGCGTGCGGCACGTGGGGCGCATTTCCGAACAGGACAAGCACGACGCGCTGGCGGGAGCGCTGGCGGTGGTGGTGCCCTCGAAGTTCGAGAGCCTGTCGCTCCTGACGCTGGAGGCGTTCGCTCAAGGCACGCCGGTGCTGGTGAACGGGCACTCGGAGGTGCTCGTGGGACAGGTGGAGCGCAGTGGCGCGGGCCGGGTGTACCGGGGGCTCGCGTCGTTCGTCGAAGGGCTGCGCGAGGTGGGCGAGGCCCGGGACGCGATGGGCCAGCGGGCCCGCATCTACGCGCAACGGCACACGTGGCCCCAGGTGGTCGCGGCGTACCGGGAAGAGATGGCGCGCATCGTGGAGGAGACACACCGATGA
- a CDS encoding glycosyltransferase family 4 protein translates to MRRPVSTPGPIAFDATLWDEPTTGIGLYTRCLAEALEAQGVRLDRMGARKSGEHPRGVQKRTPWTLATLPRLLKASPPPVYHALSNFNLPLRRTPGTAYVLTVHDLVPLDLPQTVSAPYRWQFRLWLARSLMLADRLVCISESTRQDLVRRFPQVEPRTVVVHNGVDHVNAIPLSEADEEFLHALNLPKDYVLYAGSLDVRKNVELVLEAQERLHARGRPFTLVLAGQAWYGSGKVESRIERMRSEGLDVRPLGYQTPAIFYALMRRAALFVFPSRYEGFGLPPLEAMRLGTPTVVSTAGSLPEVCGGAAPAVDPDDAEGLAAVIDRLMRSPQERRALSEAGQRQAAKFTWARAAEGTRAAYDAALRHR, encoded by the coding sequence ATGAGGCGGCCCGTGTCGACCCCCGGACCCATCGCCTTCGACGCCACCCTGTGGGACGAGCCCACCACTGGCATCGGCCTGTACACCCGTTGCCTCGCGGAGGCGCTCGAAGCCCAGGGCGTCCGCCTGGACCGGATGGGAGCGCGCAAGTCCGGCGAGCACCCACGAGGCGTCCAGAAGCGAACGCCGTGGACGCTGGCCACGCTGCCCCGGCTGCTCAAGGCCTCGCCGCCGCCCGTCTACCACGCGCTCAGCAACTTCAACCTGCCGCTCCGGCGCACGCCGGGCACGGCCTACGTGCTCACCGTGCACGACCTGGTGCCGCTGGATTTGCCGCAGACCGTCTCCGCGCCGTACCGCTGGCAGTTCCGGCTGTGGCTCGCGCGCAGCCTGATGCTCGCGGACCGGCTGGTGTGCATCAGCGAGAGCACGCGCCAGGACCTGGTGCGCCGCTTCCCCCAGGTGGAGCCGCGCACCGTGGTGGTGCACAACGGCGTGGACCACGTGAACGCGATTCCCCTGAGCGAGGCGGACGAGGAGTTCCTCCACGCGCTCAACCTGCCGAAGGACTACGTGCTGTACGCGGGCTCGCTCGACGTGCGCAAGAACGTGGAGCTGGTGCTGGAGGCGCAGGAGCGTCTGCACGCGCGCGGCCGGCCCTTCACGCTCGTGCTCGCGGGGCAGGCCTGGTACGGCTCCGGCAAGGTGGAGTCGCGCATCGAGCGGATGCGCTCGGAGGGCCTGGACGTGCGGCCCCTGGGCTACCAGACCCCGGCCATCTTCTACGCACTGATGCGCCGCGCGGCGCTGTTCGTCTTCCCCTCGCGCTACGAGGGCTTCGGCCTGCCGCCCCTGGAGGCCATGCGCCTGGGCACGCCCACGGTGGTGTCCACGGCGGGCTCGCTGCCGGAGGTGTGCGGCGGCGCCGCGCCCGCGGTGGATCCGGACGACGCGGAGGGCCTGGCGGCGGTCATCGACCGGCTGATGCGTTCGCCGCAGGAGCGCCGGGCGCTGTCGGAGGCGGGCCAGCGTCAGGCCGCGAAGTTCACCTGGGCCCGTGCCGCGGAAGGCACGCGGGCCGCTTACGATGCGGCGCTGCGCCACCGGTAG
- a CDS encoding NADAR family protein, giving the protein MGTTASGRFTFFWKEDSFFSQWHPSVFTVDGVRYTCAEQYMMAGKARLFGDTRVLEQVLRAATPKQHKALGRKVSPFDAALWERERERIVYEGNHAKFTQHRHLLEALLATAGTELVEASPLDRIWGVGLSAEDPRIQDPSTWRGLNLLGKVLTRLREELLAQAHAPVRT; this is encoded by the coding sequence ATGGGCACGACGGCGTCAGGGCGGTTCACGTTCTTCTGGAAGGAGGATTCCTTCTTCTCGCAGTGGCACCCGTCCGTCTTCACGGTGGACGGCGTGCGCTACACCTGCGCGGAGCAGTACATGATGGCGGGCAAGGCGCGCCTGTTCGGCGACACGCGCGTGCTGGAGCAGGTGCTGCGCGCCGCCACGCCCAAGCAGCACAAGGCGCTGGGCCGCAAGGTGAGCCCGTTCGACGCGGCCCTCTGGGAGCGCGAGCGGGAGCGCATCGTCTACGAGGGCAACCACGCGAAGTTCACCCAGCACCGGCACCTGCTGGAGGCGCTGCTCGCCACGGCGGGCACGGAGCTGGTGGAGGCCAGCCCCCTGGACCGCATCTGGGGCGTGGGGCTGTCCGCGGAGGACCCCCGCATCCAGGACCCGTCCACGTGGCGGGGGCTGAACCTGCTGGGCAAGGTGCTGACGCGCCTGCGCGAGGAGCTCCTCGCACAGGCGCATGCACCGGTCAGAACTTGA